From the genome of Deltaproteobacteria bacterium:
GACACGGAAGTAGATCTGGCTGCAGTTCTCAAAAAGCAGCTCGAGGCCACCGGGGTGATGCAGGTGAGAGTGAGATCAGCGGAATGGGCCACCTACCGGGACAACTGGAAAAACAAGGTAATGCCGACATTTCTGCTGGGCTGGTATCCCGACTATATTGATCCTGACAACTATACCGCTGCCTTTGCTGGCACTGCAGGATCCAGGGGCCTTGGCATCTATTTTTCCAATCCCACCTGGGATAAAATGTTTGTCGAGGGTCAGACCACCACTGGTCTGAAAAACAGAACAGCAATCTACGAGAAGATCCAGAAGATGTGGACTGACGAGGTTCCCACGGCGCCAATCTTCCAGGGAACCCTTTACGTGTTCGCCCAGAAGAACGTTCGGGGGATTATGCTGTCGCCCACATTGCAATTCAACTATGCCCCGATTTACATCGAGAAGTAATACTTTCCCGGGGAGCCAGGCAGCGACCAGCTGGCTCCCCGCACCGCAACTCCTATGAAAAATCTCACCAGGTACATCATCACCAGACTTTTTCTCACCATTCCCATGGTCTTTATCCTCCTGAGCATCGTCTTTGTGGTGCTCAGGGTCATGCCGGGCGACCCGGTGTCTTCCATGCTGGGCGGCCATGCTCCTGAAGCTGTCATTGAACAGAAGAAGGCAGAGCTTGGTCTCAATCGGCCCATTACCATCCAGTATCTAGATTACCTCTGGCAGGTGTGCCGGCTGGACCTGGGTGAATCCATGGTTTTCAAACAGCGGGTAACCACGGCAATCCTTGAAAAGCTGCCGGCCACTGTGGAGCTGACCATGGGCGGTATGCTTATTACCATCATCCTCGGTGTGTTCCTGGGGGCCTATGCTGCCGACAAACGGCGCACCATCCGCGACAGCTCCATACGGCTGTACGGCATTGTCATATTCTGCATCCCGGTATACTGGCTGGGGCTCATGTTGCAGCTGGTATTCGGCGTCTGGCTCGACCTGCTGCCCATTGCCGGCCGCACCGGCCCCAGGGTGTTCGCCTCTACCTTCGAACATACCGGCTTCTATATATTGGACACGATCATGGCCGGCGATTATGCGGCCCTGGGAGACGTCCTGCTGCACCTTGTACTGCCAGCCGTCACCCTCGGTCTGGTCTTGTCCGGTATATTTGTCCGTCTTACCAGAACCAATATGCTGGACATTCTCAAGGCCGACTATATTCTGGCCGCAGAAGCCAGGGGCATCCATCACCGCAAGATCGTCTACAAGCATGCACTGAAGAATGCCCTGATTCCTATCTTGACAATGATGGGCATGCAGTTCGCACTGTTAATGGCAGGGGCCGTGCTTACTGAAACCACTTTTTCGTGGCCGGGAATGGGCCGCTTGCTGCTGGAGAGGATTTACCTCAGGGATTATCCGACTATTCAGGGGGTAATCATTGTCATTGCCCTGTTTGTCGCTTTGCTTTCACTCATCGTGGACATAGTCTATGCCATGGTAGATCCGAGAGTGCGATACTAGGAGTAGAAATGCGCTATTCCCCTGCAGCCGCTACGGCAAGACTCCTGTCACACTTCATGCGAATGGGGAAGAAGTACGGCCTGGAATGGTGGATACTGGTGGTGGGCGCTCTCATTGTGCTGGCCATTGTTTTCATGGCAGTGTTCGCTGGCTCACTCGCCCCTTTTGATCCTCTGGCGCAGAACACCGGCCCCCAGCTTGCTCCCCCTGGAGGCGCCCATCTTATGGGCACAGACAATCTGCAGAGAGATGTCTGGTCCCGCATCATCTACGGCTCCAGAACCATCCTCAGGGTTGCAGTGCTGGCAGCAGTCATATCTTCCCTCATCGGCATCACCCTCGGATTGATATCAGGTTTTGTGGGTGGCATTATCGACAGGGTTCTCTCTCTCGTCATGGACTCGGTATATTCTTTTCCCGGGCTCATCCTGGCAATTGCCTTCGCCGCCATGCTCGGGCCGGGCGTGATAAACATCACCCTGTCAGTGGCAGTAATATACGTTCCCACCTATTTTCGCTTGGTCAGGGGCCAGACGCTCTCCATCAAGGAAGAGCTCTACGTGGAGGCAGCCAGAGCCATAGGCGCCTCATCTCCCACTATTCTGGCAAAGTATATCTTCCCCAATGTGATCGCCACCACAGTAGTGGTGTTCACCTTGAACGTTGCTGATGCCATTATGATCGAAGCTGCTCTGACTTATCTGGGACTGGGTCTGCCGCCCTCTATTGTGGACTGGGGCATGGATCTGTCCATGGGCAAAAAATATCTTCCGTCAGGTCAGTGGTGGCTCATTACCTTTCCCGGAGTGATGATCTCCTTGCTTGCCCTGGGCTTCACCATGCTTGGCGAGGGTTTGGCCGAGATTCTCAATCCCAGGCTGCTGGAGCGCTGACAGCATGGACAATATCCTGGAAATAGAAAATCTCAGTGTCCACTTCCCTATCAATATCGGCACAGTACGCGCCGTATCGCACGTGGACCTCCAGGTGCCTCAGGGCAAGGTAATGGGATTGGTGGGGGAGTCCGGCTGCGGTAAATCGACCCTGGGTTTCTCTATTCTGCGACTCTTGAGACCCCCCGGCAGGATTGTCTCTGGCCGCATTCTTTACCATGGCCGTGATATTGTGCAGATGAGCCCCAGGGAAATTCTTGCCCTGCGCGGCAGAAAAATTGCCATGATTTTCCAGGACCCCCTCACATCTCTCAATCCACTCTTTCGGATCGACCAGCATTTTATCGAGACTATCGCCACCCATGAGAAGGGTGTGGACAAGAAGGAAGCGCTCAGGCGAGCTGCCGACATGTTGGAAAAACTGGGCATTGCCTCGGAGCGTCTCTACGAGTATCCCCACCAGATGTCAGGAGGCATGCGGCAGAGAATCATGATCGGCCTGGGCCTCATACTGCAGCCCGATCTCCTCATTGCAGACGAACCCACCACAGCTCTGGATGTGATCGTAGAAGCCCAGTTTTTAGATCTTCTTGCTGACCTGCAGAAGGAGTATCAGCTGTCAATTATCCTCATTACCCACAACCTCGGCAATGTGGCCCAACTGGCCCATCGGATCACTGTAATGTATGGGGGATCTATAGCTGAAGTGGGAGATTCGCAAGAAATTTTCGCCAATCCCCTTCATCCCTATACCCGGGGTCTCCTCTCTTCCATCCCCAATATCAAGCTCGATCAACCCAAACTGGCCACCATGCCGGGCAGCCCGCCCGATCTGGTCGAACCGCCGCCGGGCTGCGTTTTTCATCCCCGCTGTCCACATGCCATGGATGTATGCAGAGCAGAAAGACCCCAACTGACTGCCAAAAACGGCCATCTTGTTTACTGCTGGCTCTACGGGTGATATGAAGTGCCGACACTAATAGAAGTCATCAACCTGCGAAAGTATTTCCCCCTGCAAAAGGGGCTGCTCGACAGATTTCTGGCGAAAGAACGCGGTTTTGTCAGAGCAGTAGACTCTGTCTCTTTTACTATTGAAAAGGGTGAAGTGCTGGGGCTGGTGGGGGAAAGCGGCTGCGGCAAGACCACCACAGGAAGGCTTCTTTTGCGGCTTGTTGAACCAACCTCTGGTGATGTGCTCTACAAAGGGCAGTCCATCTTTGCCATTCCCAAAAAGGGCATGCGGCACCTGCGGGAAAAGATCCAGATTATCTTCCAGGACCCTTACGCCTCACTGAGTCCGAGAATGTCTATAGGCAAGGCCATCAGCCACCCTCTGCTGATTCACAACCACCTTGCCAAGTCCGAGGTCAAGCAGCGCTGCCTGGAGATCATGGAGAAGGTAGGTCTGACACCCGCCTCTTTTCTTTACGAGAAATATCCCCACCAGCTCTCGGGCGGCCAACGGCAGAGAGTGGTGATTGCCAGGGCCCTGGTGACCAACCCTGAATTCGTGGTTGCCGACGAGCCAATTGCCATGGCCGATGTGTCAGTGCGGGCTCTCATCCTCGAACTGATGGCGCAGCTGAAAGAGGAGTTCGACCTCACCTACCTTTACATCACCCATGATCTGGCCACCTGCAAGTACATCTGCGACCGGGTGGCCATCATGTATCTGGGAAAATTGGTGGAACTCGGTCCTCTGGATGTGGTCTTCAAGAATCCTCTCCACCCATACACAGCCACCCTGCTGGCCGCCGTACCAGTGCCGGACCCCAAGTACCGCAGAACCCAGCCCATTCCAAGAGGTGAGATACCCAGTCCCATCAAGCCGCCGCCCGGATGCCGTTTTCATCCCCGCTGCACCGCGGCAGAGCCGGAGTGTAAGATTGAAGAACCACAGCTGCTGGAAGTAGCCCAGGGGCACTGGGTGGCCTGTCGGTTTGCCTGGCAAACTCCGGCACAGCAATAACTGCTCGGAGAATGGCTGCTGCGGTCCAGTCTTAATCTCTGCGTGGGCTGCCCACTCTTACCACTGCAAGCCCATCTCACCAGCGCGGCAACTGCGAGCTTCTCTCAGGGCTGGCTTTTCGGCTGCAGGTGCCGCATCTGCGCCCGGCCTGGCACCGTACTGGTGGGGAAAATGGGCTTCATGCCCAAATCCCTGTCAGGATACTTGCCATAGGGACTCCCCCGGTGGCACCCCGGCCAGCAGCGGATCCGGTAGTAGCGCACTGGATGTTCAGGCAGAGGGCCATCCCCCGGATACCAGATGCCAGGGGCAATGGGGTAGGCCCACCTCTGGCCACCTGCTGTTCCGCTTGCACTGGCCTCCATACCAACAGGCGTCACAGCCTCCTCACCACTTCCTCGGGCCTGAGCCTGCACCCACCTGGCATTCTTGGCCAGAGCAATGTTGGCCTCTTCCACAGCCATGCTGCCCAAGGCAACTGCAAGAGCAATAGACACGGCCAAACTGAATACCAACTGTCTCATTTCTCACCTCTTACACG
Proteins encoded in this window:
- a CDS encoding peptide ABC transporter substrate-binding protein, with amino-acid sequence DTEVDLAAVLKKQLEATGVMQVRVRSAEWATYRDNWKNKVMPTFLLGWYPDYIDPDNYTAAFAGTAGSRGLGIYFSNPTWDKMFVEGQTTTGLKNRTAIYEKIQKMWTDEVPTAPIFQGTLYVFAQKNVRGIMLSPTLQFNYAPIYIEK
- a CDS encoding ABC transporter permease, whose translation is MKNLTRYIITRLFLTIPMVFILLSIVFVVLRVMPGDPVSSMLGGHAPEAVIEQKKAELGLNRPITIQYLDYLWQVCRLDLGESMVFKQRVTTAILEKLPATVELTMGGMLITIILGVFLGAYAADKRRTIRDSSIRLYGIVIFCIPVYWLGLMLQLVFGVWLDLLPIAGRTGPRVFASTFEHTGFYILDTIMAGDYAALGDVLLHLVLPAVTLGLVLSGIFVRLTRTNMLDILKADYILAAEARGIHHRKIVYKHALKNALIPILTMMGMQFALLMAGAVLTETTFSWPGMGRLLLERIYLRDYPTIQGVIIVIALFVALLSLIVDIVYAMVDPRVRY
- a CDS encoding ABC transporter permease: MRMGKKYGLEWWILVVGALIVLAIVFMAVFAGSLAPFDPLAQNTGPQLAPPGGAHLMGTDNLQRDVWSRIIYGSRTILRVAVLAAVISSLIGITLGLISGFVGGIIDRVLSLVMDSVYSFPGLILAIAFAAMLGPGVINITLSVAVIYVPTYFRLVRGQTLSIKEELYVEAARAIGASSPTILAKYIFPNVIATTVVVFTLNVADAIMIEAALTYLGLGLPPSIVDWGMDLSMGKKYLPSGQWWLITFPGVMISLLALGFTMLGEGLAEILNPRLLER
- a CDS encoding ABC transporter ATP-binding protein gives rise to the protein MDNILEIENLSVHFPINIGTVRAVSHVDLQVPQGKVMGLVGESGCGKSTLGFSILRLLRPPGRIVSGRILYHGRDIVQMSPREILALRGRKIAMIFQDPLTSLNPLFRIDQHFIETIATHEKGVDKKEALRRAADMLEKLGIASERLYEYPHQMSGGMRQRIMIGLGLILQPDLLIADEPTTALDVIVEAQFLDLLADLQKEYQLSIILITHNLGNVAQLAHRITVMYGGSIAEVGDSQEIFANPLHPYTRGLLSSIPNIKLDQPKLATMPGSPPDLVEPPPGCVFHPRCPHAMDVCRAERPQLTAKNGHLVYCWLYG
- a CDS encoding ABC transporter ATP-binding protein, yielding MPTLIEVINLRKYFPLQKGLLDRFLAKERGFVRAVDSVSFTIEKGEVLGLVGESGCGKTTTGRLLLRLVEPTSGDVLYKGQSIFAIPKKGMRHLREKIQIIFQDPYASLSPRMSIGKAISHPLLIHNHLAKSEVKQRCLEIMEKVGLTPASFLYEKYPHQLSGGQRQRVVIARALVTNPEFVVADEPIAMADVSVRALILELMAQLKEEFDLTYLYITHDLATCKYICDRVAIMYLGKLVELGPLDVVFKNPLHPYTATLLAAVPVPDPKYRRTQPIPRGEIPSPIKPPPGCRFHPRCTAAEPECKIEEPQLLEVAQGHWVACRFAWQTPAQQ